The stretch of DNA CCAAGATGATAGATAAGCTTCTTAAAAAATAATTTTGATAGTATCATAAGATGATCTCAAAGCAATGGAAAATCAGCTCTTTTGCAAAATATGCGGTTGGTTTAGCATTGGCGTTTTGCAAATGTGCTGATGAGCGTTGGGAAAAAGCGGCTGGAAAAAAGAATAAATTTTGGGTTGGGAAAGTTTTAGAATTTTGCGGATTAGTTTTAAATCTGTTCTGTTTTGAAAAACTTTGATTTTTGTAACCGCGCTGGCAGCATTGCATATAACGGGAAACGCATTGGCGAAGTGGCGGCTAAATTGAACAGAAAGTTCAATTTAGCAGTAACGTAGCCGATGTGTTTCCACAGAAGCTAAATTATTAAAAAAAAGCTGAATGTGGAACACATTCGGCTGATAAAAAAGCACAAAAATTGAAGATTGCACTTACCCGCCATTTTGCCAATGCGATGTTAGCTGTCGTTATTATTTTTCCGTTTCGTTTATCAATTCAAAACACAATCCGTCAATGTTTCTCATTTTAGGATGATAAGCTGAAAGGTTTGATAGAATTATAACAGCTGTTTTGTCGTTAGTATTTAAAGTCATAGAAGAAGAATAGCCTCCAGTTCCTCCATTATGCCAAACCAAATTTTTTCCGCTTTTTGATTTTAACAAATGCCAACCTAAACCGATTTTCATATCTTCGTCAATGTCTGAAGTTGGTGATCTCGTTAATGTTAGTTCTTTGTTTTTCGGATTGAATTGTGCTTCTGCAAATTTTACTAAATCTTCTGTTGTAGATAAAATTCCTCCTGCTCCGAACAATACGTCCCAATCCCAATTAGATGTAATTTCTCCATTTGGATTTTGCCCTTTTATAAGTTTGTCGTTTAGATTATTAGAGCTTATAAACGAATTTTTCATTTTGTATTTGTCAAAAACTTTCTTCTGTAATAACTTTTGAAAACTCATTTTTTGAGTTAATCCAAGAGTGTAACCCAATAATCCGGTTCCTAAATTTGAGTACGAATAAGTTTTAGCATTATCAAGTTTCAGAAAGTTTTTCAGATAATCTTCAATTTGATTTTTTCCGTAGCTCTTGTATGGATTGGTTTCGTTTGATAAATCTAAATTTTCAGGTAATCGAGGTAATCCTGAAGTATGATTGGCTAAATCTATAAAATTCAGATTGATATTGTCTTTAAATGGAAACGAGTAATACGAATTTATTTTATCGGTCAATTTGATTTTTCCTTCTTCTACAAGCGAAGCCAAAACAGTTGATGTAAAAACTTTTGTAATAGAACCAATTTCAAATACTTTAGTTTGATTTTCAATAGATTTTATGGTATCATTAAGTTTTATAACTCCATAATAATTTGTCTTCCCATTTTGAATTATGGCAATGGAAAGTTGTGTGTTATTGGGAAAATCTTTGGCTTTTGAAAAAATAATTTCGGAAATTTCTTTTGGGTAATTGCTCAGTGAATTTATAGTATTATTCGTTGTTTGTGTTGGTTCTTCATAAGGTTTTATAAAAAGTCCGTTTATCAGATTTTCGTTGTCAAGCGAAATATTTACCGCTAAAACCATTTTTTCGAACTTCGTTTTGTACGTTGCGTAAGTTTCTTGTTGATAAGTTATAAATTCTTTGTTTTCAATTTTGCCAACTTGGCTTTTAAGTCCTTTTAAAAATTCGACCGTTTGTTCAAGTGGTAATGCTTGTTTCATTTCAGACGAAAAAGTATTGAAAATTTCTTCATATTTTTCAGCGTTATAATTCGATTGGAAATTATCAATTGCAGTTTTGTAATTTTCGGTTTGGGCAAATAATAAATTTGTCATCAAAATTGCGATTAAAAGAAAGAGTGATTTTTTCATACGGGATTTTGTTCTATAATGACAGCTAACGGGCCTAGTATTTGCGAAGAACGGGAAGAAATTGAGCGAAAGTTCAAGTTCGTGCGTTCAAGCAAATTGCTTGGCTAAAACTAAATTAATTGAAAGTTTTTAGAAAAGCAATTTTGCGAGCGGAAAAAGATGGGATGAAAGTTTACTTTCAGCCCGTTTTTTGCAAATACTATCCTATGTTTGTAATTGATTATATTTAAGATATATAGTAACAAAAAAAAGAAAGAACTCAATGGGCAGATTAAGATCGTAAATACTATTAAGCATAAAGCTTCACTAA from Faecalibacter sp. LW9 encodes:
- a CDS encoding serine hydrolase codes for the protein MKKSLFLLIAILMTNLLFAQTENYKTAIDNFQSNYNAEKYEEIFNTFSSEMKQALPLEQTVEFLKGLKSQVGKIENKEFITYQQETYATYKTKFEKMVLAVNISLDNENLINGLFIKPYEEPTQTTNNTINSLSNYPKEISEIIFSKAKDFPNNTQLSIAIIQNGKTNYYGVIKLNDTIKSIENQTKVFEIGSITKVFTSTVLASLVEEGKIKLTDKINSYYSFPFKDNINLNFIDLANHTSGLPRLPENLDLSNETNPYKSYGKNQIEDYLKNFLKLDNAKTYSYSNLGTGLLGYTLGLTQKMSFQKLLQKKVFDKYKMKNSFISSNNLNDKLIKGQNPNGEITSNWDWDVLFGAGGILSTTEDLVKFAEAQFNPKNKELTLTRSPTSDIDEDMKIGLGWHLLKSKSGKNLVWHNGGTGGYSSSMTLNTNDKTAVIILSNLSAYHPKMRNIDGLCFELINETEK